One window of the Thamnophis elegans isolate rThaEle1 chromosome 6, rThaEle1.pri, whole genome shotgun sequence genome contains the following:
- the LOC116510062 gene encoding hemoglobin subunit beta-1: protein MVHWTAEEKSAISAIWSKVDVAAIGAESLARLLIVYPWTQRFFTSFGNLSNAGAILSNAQVKAHGKKVFTAFADAVKNPEGVKDSFAKLSELHCDKLHVDPVNFKLLGDVLIIVLASHFGKEFTPHVQASYQKLVAVVAHALAHRYH from the exons ATGGTGCACTGGACCGCCGAGGAGAAGAGCGCCATCAGCGCCATCTGGAGCAAGGTGGACGTGGCCGCCATCGGCGCAGAGTCCCTGGCCAG GCTGCTGATCGTCTACCCCTGGACCCAGCGCTTCTTCACCAGCTTCGGCAACCTGAGCAACGCGGGCGCCATCCTGAGCAATGCGCAGGTCAAGGCGCACGGCAAGAAGGTCTTCACCGCCTTCGCGGACGCCGTCAAGAACCCCGAGGGCGTCAAGGACAGCTTCGCCAAGCTGAGCGAGCTGCACTGCGACAAGCTGCACGTGGACCCCGTCAACTTCAAG CTGCTGGGCGACGTCCTGATCATAGTGCTGGCGTCCCACTTCGGGAAGGAATTCACCCCGCACGTCCAGGCCTCCTACCAGAAGCTGGTGGCAGTAGTGGCCCACGCCTTGGCCCACCGGTAC